The following are encoded together in the Streptomyces sp. NBC_01465 genome:
- a CDS encoding DUF3710 domain-containing protein, translated as MFGRRKKNGSDEDLAGEAEQVVDGTDEGEAEEAPRVVLEPAPRPDGPWDSSEVSEAGEGRVDLGGLFVPGVEGMELRVEVAGDAIVAATVVLGDSAVQLQAFAAPKREGIWGEVREEIASGITQQGGVIDEIEGPLGWELRAQVPVQLPDGTNGVQLVRFVGVDGKRWFLRGVISGQGAVQPQAAGVLEQIFRDTVVVRGEGPMAPRDPIVLKLPDDAQMMPDGVQQEDQEGSRFSGGMGQLQRGPEITEVR; from the coding sequence GTGTTCGGACGTCGCAAGAAGAACGGTTCCGACGAGGACCTGGCGGGCGAGGCCGAGCAGGTCGTCGACGGTACTGACGAGGGCGAGGCCGAAGAGGCCCCGCGCGTAGTGCTGGAGCCCGCTCCCCGTCCCGACGGACCGTGGGACAGCAGTGAGGTCTCCGAGGCCGGCGAAGGCCGCGTGGACCTGGGCGGACTCTTCGTGCCCGGGGTGGAGGGCATGGAGCTGCGCGTCGAGGTCGCGGGTGACGCGATCGTCGCGGCCACGGTCGTCCTGGGCGACAGCGCCGTACAGCTGCAGGCCTTCGCCGCGCCCAAGCGCGAGGGCATCTGGGGCGAGGTGCGCGAGGAGATCGCCTCGGGCATCACCCAGCAGGGTGGTGTGATCGACGAGATCGAGGGCCCGCTGGGCTGGGAGCTGCGTGCGCAGGTCCCCGTACAGCTGCCCGACGGGACCAACGGCGTGCAGCTGGTGCGCTTCGTGGGCGTCGACGGCAAGCGCTGGTTCCTGCGCGGGGTCATCTCCGGCCAGGGCGCGGTGCAGCCGCAGGCCGCCGGGGTCCTGGAGCAGATCTTCCGGGACACCGTGGTCGTACGGGGCGAGGGGCCGATGGCGCCGCGCGACCCGATCGTCCTCAAGCTCCCGGACGACGCGCAGATGATGCCCGACGGTGTCCAGCAGGAGGACCAGGAGGGCTCGCGCTTCTCCGGTGGCATGGGACAGCTTCAGCGCGGTCCGGAGATCACCGAGGTCCGCTGA
- a CDS encoding DUF4193 domain-containing protein, whose amino-acid sequence MATDYDTPRKTDDDVNEDSIEELKARRNDKSTSAVDVDEFEQAEGLELPGADLSNEELSVRVLPRQADEFTCMSCFLVHHRSQLAREKNGQPICRDCD is encoded by the coding sequence ATGGCTACGGATTACGACACCCCACGCAAGACCGACGATGACGTCAACGAGGACAGCATCGAAGAGCTCAAGGCTCGTCGGAACGACAAGTCCACTTCGGCGGTCGACGTCGACGAGTTCGAGCAGGCCGAAGGCCTGGAGCTGCCCGGTGCGGACCTCTCCAACGAGGAGCTTTCCGTCCGGGTCCTGCCGCGGCAGGCCGACGAGTTCACCTGCATGAGCTGCTTCCTCGTGCACCACCGCAGTCAGCTGGCCCGCGAGAAGAACGGCCAGCCCATCTGCCGCGACTGCGACTGA
- a CDS encoding potassium channel family protein yields MHIVIMGCGRVGAALAQTLEQQGHTVAVIDQDPTAFRRLGAGFGGRRVNGVGFDQDTLREAGIEEAGAFAAVSSGDNSNIIAARVAREMFGIENVAARIYDPRRAEVYQRLGIPTVATVRWTADQMLRRLLPSGAEPLWRDPSGGVQLAEVHTSTAWIGHKISTLQEETGVRVAFLTRLGEAVLPTSQTVLQEGDLVHVMMHTDEVEKVEAVFAQGPEEGGH; encoded by the coding sequence ATGCACATCGTCATCATGGGCTGCGGGCGAGTGGGAGCCGCTCTCGCGCAGACCCTGGAGCAGCAGGGGCACACGGTCGCCGTGATCGACCAGGACCCCACGGCCTTCCGCCGCCTGGGCGCCGGGTTCGGCGGCCGCCGCGTCAACGGGGTCGGCTTCGACCAGGACACGCTGCGCGAGGCGGGGATCGAGGAGGCCGGTGCGTTCGCCGCGGTGAGCAGCGGCGACAACTCGAACATCATCGCCGCGCGCGTCGCACGCGAGATGTTCGGCATCGAGAACGTCGCGGCCCGCATCTACGACCCCCGCCGTGCCGAGGTCTACCAGCGTCTGGGCATCCCGACGGTCGCCACGGTCCGCTGGACCGCCGACCAGATGCTGCGACGGCTGCTGCCGTCCGGCGCCGAACCGCTGTGGCGCGACCCGAGCGGCGGCGTCCAGCTGGCCGAGGTGCACACCTCGACGGCCTGGATCGGGCACAAGATCAGCACGCTGCAGGAGGAGACCGGCGTCCGCGTCGCCTTCCTCACGCGCCTCGGCGAGGCGGTCCTGCCGACCTCCCAGACGGTGCTCCAGGAGGGCGACCTCGTCCACGTGATGATGCACACGGACGAGGTGGAGAAGGTCGAGGCGGTCTTCGCCCAGGGCCCCGAGGAGGGTGGTCACTGA
- a CDS encoding sensor histidine kinase KdpD, with the protein MARGKLRIYLGSAPGVGKTYAMLSEAHRRMERGTDCVVAFVEHHGRPRTEVMLHGLEQIQRREIEYRGTFFTEMDVDAVLERRPAVALVDELPHTNVPGSRNTKRWQDVEELLAAGIDVVSTVNIQHLESLGDVVESITGVRQRETVPDEVVRRADQIELVDMSPQALRRRMAHGNIYKAEKVDAALSNYFRLGNLTALRELALLWLADRVDEYLQQYRGEHNIKATWQARERIVVGLTGGPEGRTLIRRAARMAAKGSGSEILAVYVARSDGLTSASPKELAVQRTLVEDLGGTFHHVIGDDVPPALLEFARGVNATQIVLGSSRRKAWQYILGPGVGQTVARDSGPDLDVHIVTHEHVAKGRGLPVARGARLGKVRIIWGWLAGVVGPALLTVILTNTSADLGLANDMLLFLALTVAAALLGGLLPALASAAFGSLLLNYFFAPPLHRWTISDPKNIVAIVIFVSVAVAVASVVDLAARRTHQAARLRAESEILSFLAGSVLRGETTLDALLERVRETFAMESVALLERASDVDPWTCAGSVGPRPLARPEDADVDMPIGDNMALALSGRVLPAEDRRVLGAFAAQAAVVLDRQRLVGEAEEARRLAEGNRIRTALLAAVSHDLRTPLASIKAAVTSLRSDDIQWSEEDEAELLAGIEEGADRLDHLVGNLLDMSRLQTGTVTPLIREIDLDEVVPMALGGVPEGSAELDIPESLPMVAVDPGLLERAVANIVENAVKYSPDGKPVQVSASAMAERVEVRVTDLGPGVPDDAKDKIFEPFQRYGDAPRGAGVGLGLAVARGFIESMGGTLAAEDTPGGGLTMVLTLRAVSGHDAVPADLPAQVTS; encoded by the coding sequence ATGGCACGCGGGAAGCTTCGGATATATCTCGGCTCGGCACCGGGCGTCGGCAAGACGTACGCGATGCTGTCCGAGGCTCACCGCCGGATGGAGCGCGGCACCGATTGTGTGGTGGCGTTCGTCGAGCACCACGGGCGGCCGCGCACCGAAGTGATGCTGCACGGGCTGGAGCAGATCCAGCGCCGCGAGATCGAGTACCGCGGCACCTTCTTCACCGAGATGGACGTGGACGCCGTCCTGGAGCGCAGGCCGGCCGTCGCGCTCGTCGACGAGCTGCCGCACACCAATGTCCCCGGTTCGCGCAACACCAAGCGCTGGCAGGACGTCGAGGAGCTGCTCGCCGCCGGGATCGACGTCGTCTCCACCGTCAACATCCAGCATCTGGAGTCGCTGGGCGACGTCGTCGAGTCGATCACCGGCGTACGGCAGCGGGAGACCGTTCCCGACGAGGTCGTGCGCAGGGCCGACCAGATCGAGCTCGTCGACATGTCGCCCCAGGCGCTCCGCCGCCGTATGGCGCACGGCAACATCTACAAGGCCGAGAAGGTCGACGCGGCCCTCTCCAACTACTTCCGCCTGGGCAACCTCACCGCCCTGCGCGAGCTCGCGCTGCTCTGGCTGGCCGACCGGGTCGACGAGTACCTCCAGCAGTACCGCGGCGAGCACAACATCAAGGCCACCTGGCAGGCCCGCGAGCGCATCGTCGTCGGCCTCACCGGCGGGCCCGAGGGACGCACGCTGATACGCCGTGCCGCCCGGATGGCGGCCAAGGGCTCCGGCAGCGAGATTCTCGCCGTGTACGTCGCCCGCAGCGACGGGCTCACCTCCGCGTCCCCCAAGGAGCTCGCGGTCCAGCGGACGCTGGTCGAGGACCTGGGCGGAACGTTCCACCACGTCATAGGCGACGACGTGCCGCCGGCGCTCCTCGAGTTCGCGCGCGGTGTCAACGCCACCCAGATCGTGCTCGGCTCCAGCCGCCGCAAGGCCTGGCAGTACATCCTGGGACCCGGCGTCGGACAGACCGTGGCCCGCGACTCCGGGCCCGACCTGGACGTCCACATCGTCACCCACGAGCACGTCGCCAAGGGGCGCGGACTGCCCGTCGCGCGCGGGGCGCGGCTCGGCAAGGTCCGCATCATCTGGGGCTGGCTCGCCGGAGTGGTGGGACCCGCGCTCCTCACCGTGATCCTGACCAACACCAGCGCCGATCTCGGCCTCGCCAACGACATGCTGCTGTTCCTGGCCCTGACGGTGGCCGCGGCCCTGCTCGGCGGGCTCCTGCCCGCGCTCGCCTCGGCGGCCTTCGGATCGCTGCTCCTCAACTACTTCTTCGCGCCGCCGCTGCACCGGTGGACGATCTCCGACCCCAAGAACATCGTCGCCATCGTGATCTTCGTGTCGGTCGCGGTCGCGGTCGCCTCCGTGGTCGACCTGGCCGCCCGCCGCACCCACCAGGCCGCCAGGCTGCGCGCCGAGTCGGAGATCCTCTCCTTCCTCGCGGGCAGCGTGCTCCGGGGCGAGACCACGCTGGACGCCCTGCTGGAGCGCGTACGGGAGACCTTCGCGATGGAGTCCGTGGCACTCCTGGAGCGCGCCAGCGACGTCGACCCCTGGACCTGCGCGGGCAGCGTCGGGCCCCGGCCGCTCGCCCGGCCCGAGGACGCCGATGTCGACATGCCGATCGGCGACAACATGGCGCTGGCCCTCTCGGGACGCGTACTGCCCGCCGAGGACCGGCGCGTGCTCGGCGCCTTCGCCGCCCAGGCCGCCGTCGTACTGGACCGCCAGCGCCTGGTCGGCGAGGCCGAGGAGGCCCGCAGGCTCGCCGAGGGCAACCGGATCCGCACCGCGCTCCTCGCCGCTGTCAGCCATGACCTGCGTACGCCGCTCGCCTCCATCAAGGCGGCCGTCACCTCACTGCGCTCCGACGACATCCAGTGGTCCGAGGAGGACGAGGCCGAGCTGCTCGCAGGGATCGAGGAGGGCGCCGACCGCCTCGACCATCTCGTAGGCAATCTGCTCGACATGTCCCGGCTGCAGACCGGCACCGTGACCCCCCTGATCCGCGAGATCGACCTCGACGAGGTGGTCCCGATGGCGCTCGGCGGCGTACCGGAAGGCAGCGCGGAACTCGACATCCCCGAGTCCCTGCCGATGGTCGCGGTCGACCCGGGCCTGCTGGAGCGGGCCGTCGCCAACATCGTCGAGAACGCCGTGAAGTACAGCCCGGACGGCAAGCCCGTCCAGGTCTCCGCCAGCGCCATGGCCGAGCGCGTGGAGGTACGCGTCACCGACCTCGGACCCGGCGTGCCCGACGACGCCAAGGACAAGATCTTCGAGCCCTTCCAGCGGTACGGCGACGCCCCGCGCGGCGCCGGAGTGGGCCTCGGCCTCGCCGTCGCCCGCGGCTTCATCGAGTCCATGGGCGGCACCCTCGCCGCCGAGGACACCCCCGGAGGGGGCCTCACCATGGTCCTCACCCTCAGAGCGGTGAGCGGCCACGACGCCGTACCCGCGGATCTCCCCGCCCAGGTCACCTCATGA
- a CDS encoding response regulator yields MTRVLVVEDEPQIVRALVINLKARKYEVDAAPDGATALQLAAARHPDVVVLDLGLPDMDGVEVIKGLRGWTRVPILVLSARHTSDEKVEALDAGADDYVTKPFGMDELLARLRAAVRRAEPVGGQDGAGDDVSLVETENFVVDLAAKKVRREGRDVRLTPTEWHLLEVLVRNTGRLVSQKQLLQEVWGPSYGTETNYLRVYMAQLRRKLETDPSHPRHFVTEPGMGYRFER; encoded by the coding sequence ATGACCCGGGTCCTGGTGGTCGAGGACGAGCCGCAGATCGTGCGCGCCCTCGTGATCAACCTGAAGGCGCGGAAGTACGAGGTCGACGCGGCCCCCGACGGCGCCACCGCCCTCCAGCTGGCCGCGGCCCGCCATCCCGACGTGGTCGTCCTCGACCTCGGCCTGCCCGACATGGACGGCGTCGAGGTGATCAAGGGTCTGCGCGGCTGGACCCGCGTCCCGATCCTGGTGCTCTCCGCCCGCCACACCTCCGACGAGAAGGTCGAGGCGCTGGACGCGGGCGCCGACGACTACGTCACCAAGCCCTTCGGCATGGACGAGCTCCTCGCCCGGCTGCGGGCCGCGGTCCGCCGGGCCGAGCCGGTCGGCGGCCAGGACGGCGCCGGCGATGACGTCTCACTGGTCGAGACGGAGAACTTTGTCGTCGACCTCGCCGCGAAGAAGGTGCGGCGCGAGGGGCGCGACGTGCGCCTGACCCCGACGGAATGGCACCTGCTCGAGGTGCTGGTGCGCAACACCGGCCGTCTGGTCAGCCAGAAGCAGCTGCTCCAGGAGGTCTGGGGGCCTTCGTACGGCACAGAAACCAACTATCTGCGGGTGTACATGGCCCAGCTGCGGCGCAAGCTGGAGACAGATCCCTCTCACCCCCGGCACTTCGTCACCGAGCCGGGAATGGGTTACCGCTTCGAGCGTTAG
- a CDS encoding potassium channel family protein: MRVAIAGAGAVGRSIAGELLENGHEVLLVDKAPTAISVERVPMAEWLLADACEITSLDEAALQRCNVVIAATGDDKVNLVVSLLAKTEYGVPRVVARVNNPKNEWLFNESWGVDVAVSTPRLMSALVEEAVSVGDLVRLLRFSHGDANLVELTLPPESALAGTQVSDVAWPEDTSLVTIIRGTRVLTPSPEETLEAGDELLFVAAQAREEQLEDLLSVRRETA; this comes from the coding sequence ATGCGTGTCGCTATTGCCGGAGCCGGCGCCGTGGGCCGTTCCATCGCGGGCGAGCTCCTGGAGAACGGGCACGAGGTGCTCCTCGTCGACAAGGCCCCCACCGCCATCTCGGTGGAGCGGGTGCCGATGGCCGAGTGGCTGCTGGCCGACGCCTGCGAGATCACCTCGCTGGACGAGGCCGCGCTGCAGCGCTGCAACGTGGTGATCGCTGCGACGGGTGACGACAAGGTCAACCTGGTCGTCTCGCTGCTCGCCAAGACCGAGTACGGGGTGCCGCGGGTCGTGGCCCGCGTCAACAACCCCAAGAACGAATGGCTCTTCAACGAGTCCTGGGGCGTCGATGTCGCGGTCTCCACGCCGCGTCTGATGTCGGCGCTGGTGGAAGAGGCGGTGAGCGTCGGCGATCTCGTACGGCTGCTGCGCTTCAGCCACGGCGACGCCAACCTGGTCGAGCTCACGCTGCCCCCGGAGTCGGCGCTGGCCGGCACCCAGGTCTCGGACGTGGCCTGGCCCGAGGACACCTCGCTGGTCACCATCATCCGCGGTACGCGCGTCCTGACGCCGAGCCCGGAGGAGACCCTGGAGGCGGGCGACGAGCTGCTGTTCGTGGCGGCTCAGGCGCGTGAGGAACAGTTGGAGGACCTGCTGTCGGTCCGCCGGGAGACCGCCTGA
- a CDS encoding ABC transporter ATP-binding protein yields the protein MTENTSGQSGTAVVDDPAGRPMIRVENLHRSYGTGPSAVHALRGVSFDVPRGELVALKGRSGSGKTTLLNLVGGLDSPDEGRISVDGTELSGLGENGLLELRRDRVGFIFQSFGLIPILSAAENVGVPMRLRKTDPREREERVELLLSLVGLSDHAQQRPGELSGGQQQRVAIARALANSPALLIADEPTGQLDAETGLAVMELLRAVVRSEGVTVLVATHDNQLLGLADRVLELSDGHIVEHG from the coding sequence ATGACCGAGAACACCAGCGGCCAGTCCGGCACGGCCGTCGTCGACGACCCGGCCGGCCGCCCGATGATCCGGGTGGAGAACCTCCACCGCTCCTACGGCACCGGGCCCTCCGCCGTCCACGCCCTGCGCGGCGTCTCCTTCGACGTACCCAGAGGCGAGCTCGTCGCCCTCAAGGGCCGCTCGGGCTCCGGCAAGACGACCCTGCTCAACCTGGTCGGCGGCCTCGACAGCCCCGACGAGGGCCGGATATCCGTCGACGGCACCGAACTCTCCGGCCTCGGCGAGAACGGCCTCCTGGAGCTGCGCCGCGACCGCGTCGGCTTCATCTTCCAGTCCTTCGGCCTGATCCCCATCCTCTCCGCCGCCGAGAACGTCGGCGTCCCCATGCGCCTGCGCAAGACCGACCCGCGCGAGCGCGAGGAGCGCGTCGAGCTGCTGCTCTCCCTGGTCGGCCTCTCCGACCACGCCCAGCAGCGCCCCGGCGAACTCTCCGGCGGCCAGCAGCAGCGCGTCGCCATCGCCCGCGCGCTCGCCAACAGCCCGGCGCTGCTGATCGCGGACGAGCCGACCGGACAGCTGGACGCGGAGACCGGGCTCGCGGTGATGGAGCTGCTGCGCGCGGTCGTACGGAGCGAGGGCGTGACTGTCCTGGTCGCCACCCACGACAACCAGCTGCTCGGGCTGGCCGACCGGGTGCTCGAACTGAGCGACGGGCACATCGTCGAGCACGGCTGA
- a CDS encoding OB-fold nucleic acid binding domain-containing protein, producing the protein MSAKPTGRFRRMIDRLSSSQEDLHSAELQEDTQATGCTRITDCGDRQIVKVTGTLRTVTLRPRAGVPALEAELFDGTAPLDVVWLGRRSIVGIEPGRKLIASGRISMSHGRRVLFNPKYELRPIGQE; encoded by the coding sequence ATGAGCGCTAAGCCGACCGGCCGCTTTCGCCGGATGATCGACAGGCTGTCGTCGTCCCAGGAAGACCTGCACTCCGCGGAGCTGCAGGAGGACACGCAGGCCACGGGGTGCACCCGTATCACGGACTGCGGAGACCGGCAGATCGTCAAGGTCACTGGTACCTTGCGCACGGTCACCCTGCGCCCTCGGGCGGGCGTGCCCGCCCTGGAGGCCGAGCTGTTCGACGGCACGGCCCCGCTGGACGTGGTGTGGCTGGGCCGGCGCTCCATCGTGGGTATAGAGCCGGGCCGCAAACTGATTGCCTCCGGCCGGATCTCCATGAGCCACGGCCGCAGGGTGCTGTTCAATCCCAAGTACGAACTGCGACCGATCGGACAGGAGTAG
- the dut gene encoding dUTP diphosphatase, whose protein sequence is MRNPVDVLIRRVDPEVPIPAYGHPGDAGADLVTTEAAELAPGERAVLPTGVSVALPDGYAAFVHPRSGLAARCGVALVNAPGTVDAGYRGEIKVIVVNLDPRETVRFERFDRIAQLVVQQVEKVRFHEVAELPGSARAEGGFGSTGGHAAVGGSQGGNRYASVVSDREGQ, encoded by the coding sequence ATGCGTAACCCCGTAGATGTACTCATCCGCCGCGTTGACCCCGAGGTACCGATCCCCGCGTACGGGCACCCCGGCGACGCCGGAGCGGATCTCGTGACGACGGAAGCGGCCGAACTCGCCCCGGGAGAACGGGCGGTGCTGCCCACCGGAGTGTCTGTCGCTCTCCCGGACGGGTACGCGGCCTTCGTGCACCCCCGATCCGGTCTCGCAGCTCGCTGCGGAGTCGCCCTGGTGAATGCCCCAGGGACGGTTGATGCCGGGTACCGTGGGGAAATCAAGGTGATCGTGGTCAATCTCGACCCGCGCGAAACGGTGCGGTTCGAGCGATTCGACCGGATTGCCCAACTGGTCGTCCAGCAGGTCGAGAAGGTGCGCTTCCACGAGGTGGCGGAGCTTCCCGGCTCGGCGCGGGCCGAGGGGGGCTTCGGTTCCACCGGCGGTCATGCCGCGGTGGGCGGCTCACAGGGTGGGAATCGATACGCTTCGGTCGTATCCGACCGGGAAGGACAGTGA
- a CDS encoding DUF3159 domain-containing protein, which translates to MTSIDKPTTTPESDAESKAVTEAALSEAFGGVRGMAETILPGLLFVMIYTINQDLHSAAIAALAVSLVLVAVRLVRKDTVKHAFSGVFGVVIGVVFSMFTGDAKNFYLPGMLYGVGTGLAYIVSALVGFPLIGLILGPIFKENLSWRTRNPGRKSAYMKSSWAWGLIFLAKYAILFPLYWWGDTTQFGWVVIALKLPPMLLAIYLTWVFLSKAPPPIDVFAEMEAEEQAEKARKAAAAQQSEA; encoded by the coding sequence GTGACGTCGATCGACAAGCCGACCACCACACCGGAGAGCGACGCCGAGTCCAAGGCCGTGACCGAGGCCGCGCTCTCCGAGGCCTTCGGCGGCGTGCGCGGCATGGCGGAGACGATTCTCCCCGGTCTGCTCTTCGTGATGATCTACACGATCAACCAGGACCTGCACTCCGCGGCGATCGCCGCGCTCGCGGTGTCCCTGGTGCTGGTCGCCGTGCGCCTGGTCCGCAAGGACACGGTCAAGCACGCCTTCAGCGGCGTCTTCGGCGTCGTCATCGGTGTGGTCTTCTCGATGTTCACCGGCGACGCCAAGAACTTCTACCTGCCGGGGATGCTCTACGGCGTCGGCACGGGGCTCGCGTACATCGTCTCCGCGCTGGTCGGCTTCCCTCTGATCGGGCTGATCCTCGGGCCGATCTTCAAGGAGAACCTCTCCTGGCGCACGAGGAACCCGGGCCGCAAGTCGGCGTACATGAAGTCGAGTTGGGCCTGGGGCCTGATCTTCCTCGCCAAGTACGCGATTCTGTTTCCGCTGTACTGGTGGGGCGACACCACGCAGTTCGGCTGGGTGGTCATCGCGCTGAAGCTGCCGCCGATGCTGCTCGCGATCTATCTGACGTGGGTCTTCCTGTCGAAGGCGCCGCCGCCCATCGACGTGTTCGCGGAGATGGAGGCGGAGGAGCAGGCCGAGAAGGCCCGTAAGGCCGCCGCGGCTCAGCAGAGCGAGGCGTAG
- a CDS encoding PaaI family thioesterase has translation MTGTTAALTPPADAIAPVRHADAPAPGELLGAHYGHCFGCGDQQAHGLHLQARAGEGVRVSAEFTVQAAHQGAPGLAHGGILATALDETLGSLNWLLRVIAVTGRLETDFVRPVPVDTVLHLEAEVTAVSGRKIYSRAVGRIGGPEGPVAVRAKALFIEVKVEHFTENGRPEEIRAAMDDPDMTRRARAFEVNP, from the coding sequence GTGACAGGAACAACTGCAGCGCTGACGCCCCCGGCCGACGCCATAGCGCCGGTGCGGCACGCCGATGCCCCGGCCCCCGGAGAACTTCTCGGCGCGCACTACGGACACTGTTTCGGCTGCGGTGATCAACAGGCGCACGGACTCCACCTCCAGGCGCGCGCCGGTGAGGGCGTGCGGGTGTCCGCCGAGTTCACCGTGCAGGCCGCCCACCAGGGCGCCCCCGGGCTCGCGCACGGCGGCATTCTGGCCACCGCGCTGGACGAGACGCTCGGCTCGCTGAACTGGCTGCTGCGGGTCATCGCGGTGACCGGACGGCTCGAGACCGACTTCGTACGGCCCGTCCCCGTGGACACCGTGCTGCACCTGGAGGCCGAGGTCACCGCCGTGAGCGGGCGGAAGATCTACTCCCGGGCCGTGGGGCGGATCGGCGGCCCCGAGGGGCCCGTCGCGGTCCGTGCGAAGGCCCTTTTCATCGAGGTCAAGGTCGAGCACTTCACGGAGAACGGCCGGCCCGAGGAGATCCGGGCGGCCATGGACGACCCGGACATGACCAGGCGCGCACGTGCCTTCGAGGTGAACCCCTGA
- a CDS encoding sensor histidine kinase, with product MATTPAPPAAPPKPTWDPKSAEMPFPWLRPTIRIRLTLLYGGMFLIAGIVLLTIIYMLAAQALHVGAELPFKMVSGSVSSKVCNLPDQGTVDEFNAAMNACVNHQRQEALDNLLTRSLYALVGLSVIAFAVGYAMAGRVLQPLGKMTRTARRVAGTDLTRRIELDGPDDELKELADTFDEMLDRLERAFTAQQRFVANASHELRTPLAINRTLLEVHLSDPGAPVELQQLGKTLLATNERSEQLVEGLLLLARSDNQIVERKPVDLAEVATRALDQAHAEAEAKGVEIRGVQAPAVVQGNGVLLERIALNLVQNAVRYNVPEDGWVEVTTELQQGQAVLVVSNTGPVVPAYEIDNLFEPFRRLRTERTGSDKGVGLGLSIARSVARAHGGRIIAEPRDGGGLVMRVTLPV from the coding sequence GTGGCCACAACTCCCGCGCCACCGGCGGCGCCCCCGAAACCGACCTGGGACCCGAAGTCGGCAGAGATGCCCTTCCCCTGGTTGCGCCCCACGATCCGGATACGTCTGACGCTGCTGTACGGCGGGATGTTCCTGATCGCGGGCATCGTGCTGCTCACGATCATCTACATGCTGGCCGCGCAGGCGCTCCACGTGGGCGCGGAGCTGCCGTTCAAGATGGTCTCCGGAAGCGTGTCGAGCAAGGTGTGCAACCTGCCCGACCAAGGCACGGTGGACGAGTTCAACGCGGCGATGAACGCGTGCGTCAACCATCAGCGTCAAGAGGCGCTCGACAACCTCCTCACCCGCTCGCTGTACGCCCTCGTGGGCCTCAGTGTCATCGCCTTCGCCGTCGGCTACGCCATGGCCGGCCGCGTCCTGCAGCCGCTCGGCAAGATGACCCGTACCGCCCGCCGCGTGGCCGGCACGGATCTGACCCGGCGCATCGAGCTCGACGGGCCCGACGACGAGCTCAAGGAGCTCGCCGACACCTTCGACGAGATGCTCGACCGGCTCGAGCGGGCCTTCACCGCCCAGCAGCGCTTCGTCGCCAACGCCTCGCACGAGCTGCGTACGCCGCTCGCCATCAACCGGACCCTCCTGGAGGTCCACCTCTCCGACCCCGGGGCTCCTGTGGAGCTCCAGCAGCTCGGCAAGACCCTCCTGGCCACCAACGAGCGCAGCGAGCAGCTCGTGGAGGGGCTTCTCCTGCTGGCCCGCAGCGACAACCAGATCGTCGAGCGCAAGCCCGTCGATCTCGCGGAGGTGGCGACGAGGGCCCTGGACCAGGCACACGCCGAGGCGGAGGCCAAGGGTGTGGAGATCCGCGGGGTGCAGGCTCCGGCGGTCGTACAGGGCAACGGAGTGCTCCTGGAGCGCATCGCCCTGAACCTCGTACAGAACGCCGTGCGCTACAACGTTCCCGAGGACGGCTGGGTGGAGGTCACCACCGAACTCCAGCAGGGGCAGGCCGTGTTGGTGGTCTCGAACACAGGTCCCGTGGTTCCCGCTTACGAGATCGACAACCTCTTCGAGCCGTTCAGACGGCTGCGTACGGAGCGGACGGGCAGCGACAAGGGCGTGGGGCTCGGCCTGTCCATCGCGCGCTCCGTCGCGCGCGCCCACGGAGGCCGTATCATCGCGGAGCCCCGCGACGGCGGCGGTCTCGTGATGCGCGTCACCCTGCCTGTCTGA
- a CDS encoding DUF3093 domain-containing protein: MQPYEERLTAPRSWWFMSLLVGFACALMFLPLGTLPLLGGLVGGTAVAGVVVSAYGSMRIRVVADSLVAGEAKIPLSALGEAEVLDAEEARAWRSHKADTRAFMLLRAYIPTALKVEITDPADPTPYAYLSTRHPEQLKAALAAVRAA, from the coding sequence ATGCAGCCCTACGAAGAACGCCTCACCGCACCCCGCTCCTGGTGGTTCATGTCCCTGCTCGTGGGCTTCGCCTGCGCGCTGATGTTCCTGCCGCTGGGCACCCTGCCGCTGCTCGGCGGCCTGGTCGGCGGCACCGCGGTCGCGGGTGTCGTGGTGAGTGCGTACGGCTCGATGCGCATCCGCGTGGTCGCGGACTCGCTGGTCGCGGGCGAGGCGAAGATCCCGCTCTCGGCGCTGGGCGAGGCGGAGGTCCTGGACGCCGAGGAGGCGCGCGCCTGGCGCTCGCACAAGGCGGACACCAGGGCGTTCATGCTGCTGCGCGCCTACATCCCGACGGCGCTGAAGGTCGAGATCACCGACCCGGCGGACCCGACGCCGTACGCGTACCTCTCCACGCGCCACCCCGAGCAGCTCAAGGCGGCGCTCGCAGCCGTACGAGCCGCCTAG